One genomic region from candidate division WOR-3 bacterium encodes:
- a CDS encoding redoxin domain-containing protein, which translates to MKAKALLVVLLMVLLSAPSAALAVLNVGDQATEFNIPDTAWVNHQLTEFRGRVVMILFWQQW; encoded by the coding sequence ATGAAGGCTAAAGCGCTTCTTGTCGTCCTGCTGATGGTGCTCCTATCGGCACCCTCGGCAGCACTGGCCGTGCTCAACGTCGGCGACCAGGCGACGGAATTCAACATCCCGGACACCGCCTGGGTGAACCACCAACTGACCGAGTTTCGCGGCAGGGTGGTGATGATCCTGTTCTGGCAGCAGTGGTGA